One Candidatus Cybelea sp. genomic region harbors:
- a CDS encoding alpha-(1->3)-arabinofuranosyltransferase family protein → MKEETARATASLELPWPQRAVLSRAFVPALFVALALLVTLGYGSGVQLNDGQADLHIDPLKFLWSLLHAWNPALYMGTHTGFWFPYETPYAWIYAAAQIFHIPQDFAQRFAVFAVYLGVLASMYYCLRSVAPWLGETARIAGSVAYLFNMYVALNSQAQIVWLLTYGTLPAMIGITARAMRGEMNVWRAALGMALLVLVGGGINPPLVAINVILLAIFVLVMLVLSEQPAIVAKRTLPFVVVASLGTFFVNLYWVVPFVDYFRSVWLNGVLSEGPSLHNAATSFDNVLRGLGHWATFVSFGGRPYFPWAEPYSQGLFSALLWFVPIVALGAVAFKRNQRPATLYFLIATIVSVPIVVGYYHDALGDAVTTPIYDAFYRYFPGFQMFRFSYKWVAGVEFGICGLYALGTYSILSWLREQIAAVTGSEHERLRWLVPAVSAGLVVVPILIFIPVIVHKMNYPASVLPSWEYRENALLGNDDQHRVALFPTQFLEQFDWGNPEFYIENSLVDRPMIYGLLGSEPSEGTDAWVRRAYRATREGLPFAGDMFRVLGVNTFLQRDDFLPVIDFSSPDEWRFNSTTLTHDLLHRVLGATPERSDGPLHTYRLSGALPLVYGVNHPVISAWPIFSEAYLGDVDAMARGQARFDPPTRSPGEFSTTMRSLSPIVPLSASAVRDLAVNASLAYGTLVRPSSANVQWAEPFKLPASSLYTIFAREQSLLFPQSAPRVLQIDGGYFRPIAPGGAWTEYGQALLSRGKHWVSDGYEDPKLVVAFVKTDEVDAWTKRVANLGAATPQNRALQMLVYGKKARFTLPQAGAYRVRASAVGPFGPDGFVKTHLIRGTAFKGVFPGDLAGTLPYIPGDGVVQTSPTMMPEDWYRDDPTAYDWQRGDSESWMLFSKTAHLRVFVPGARSVVARAALHVSRLQAGSLMSIAVGGRGQQEVMLTGPSATAQQYDSVDHLQGPPPVPASFTVTLRPGWNDVSFAFHSTTGERTDLGPDVIEAAVAPDLSFTRVSAKGGPAAPAAQDNAFTGIALPKPHGNLTGDPEVVGDVNSTGTGNAWLAIALAGRGGVSYRVFALPQSGSFDIYFMHAFPNSPYDGTQRIAGIWFVGRQIRSNFAHLAYYVHAMPARALAHPQSLSSLSLLVDGRAVGNGPVRLSRGPHLVTSADKEVKIALLSVAPAALPATKSFPVMWKRNSPTALEVTAGAGSRPYLLVFGDAYHPEWTATVNGQTLPHVIVNGISNGWIVPSLPDGGKISISFTGQRFYVIAGIASLIALALLVTLAIEPKLWAIGTPER, encoded by the coding sequence TGACGCTGGGATACGGCAGCGGCGTGCAGCTCAACGACGGCCAGGCCGACCTTCACATCGATCCGCTCAAGTTTCTCTGGTCGCTGCTGCACGCGTGGAACCCGGCCCTCTATATGGGCACGCACACCGGCTTCTGGTTTCCGTACGAGACGCCGTACGCGTGGATTTACGCTGCGGCGCAGATCTTCCACATCCCCCAGGATTTCGCGCAGCGCTTTGCCGTGTTTGCCGTCTATCTCGGCGTGCTGGCCTCGATGTATTACTGCCTACGCTCCGTTGCGCCGTGGCTCGGCGAGACGGCCCGCATTGCCGGCTCCGTCGCGTACCTTTTCAATATGTACGTCGCACTCAATTCGCAGGCGCAGATCGTCTGGCTGCTGACGTACGGAACGCTTCCGGCGATGATCGGGATCACCGCGCGTGCGATGCGCGGCGAAATGAATGTCTGGCGCGCGGCGCTCGGGATGGCGCTGCTCGTGCTCGTCGGCGGCGGCATCAACCCTCCGCTGGTTGCGATCAACGTCATTCTACTCGCGATCTTCGTTTTGGTGATGCTGGTGCTCAGCGAGCAGCCGGCGATCGTCGCCAAGCGAACGCTGCCGTTCGTCGTCGTCGCCTCGCTGGGGACGTTCTTCGTCAACCTCTATTGGGTCGTGCCCTTCGTCGACTACTTCCGCAGCGTGTGGCTCAACGGCGTCTTGAGCGAGGGCCCGTCGCTGCACAACGCCGCTACCTCCTTCGACAACGTGCTGCGCGGGCTCGGTCACTGGGCAACGTTCGTCTCGTTTGGAGGGCGTCCGTACTTTCCGTGGGCCGAGCCCTATTCGCAAGGCCTTTTCAGCGCGCTGCTCTGGTTCGTTCCAATCGTCGCGCTGGGGGCGGTTGCGTTCAAACGTAACCAGCGCCCGGCAACCCTGTACTTTTTGATCGCGACGATCGTTTCGGTGCCGATCGTCGTTGGCTACTATCACGACGCGCTCGGGGATGCGGTGACGACGCCGATCTACGATGCTTTTTACCGGTACTTCCCCGGTTTTCAGATGTTCCGCTTCTCGTACAAGTGGGTGGCCGGTGTCGAGTTCGGGATCTGCGGGCTGTACGCGCTGGGCACGTACTCGATCCTCTCCTGGCTGCGCGAACAGATTGCGGCGGTCACCGGCAGCGAGCACGAGCGCCTGCGATGGCTCGTTCCCGCGGTCAGCGCCGGCTTAGTCGTCGTGCCGATCCTGATCTTCATACCGGTCATCGTGCACAAGATGAACTATCCCGCTTCGGTCCTGCCGAGCTGGGAGTACCGCGAGAACGCGCTGCTCGGCAACGACGACCAGCATCGCGTCGCGCTCTTTCCGACCCAGTTTCTCGAGCAGTTCGATTGGGGAAATCCGGAGTTCTACATCGAGAACTCGCTGGTCGATCGTCCGATGATTTACGGATTGCTCGGAAGCGAACCCTCGGAGGGAACGGACGCCTGGGTCCGGCGCGCCTATCGCGCCACGCGCGAGGGCCTCCCGTTTGCCGGGGATATGTTTCGCGTGCTCGGCGTCAACACGTTTTTGCAGCGCGACGACTTCCTTCCGGTCATCGATTTCAGCTCGCCCGACGAATGGAGATTCAACAGCACGACCCTGACGCACGACCTGCTGCATCGGGTTCTCGGCGCGACGCCGGAGCGCTCGGACGGCCCGCTTCATACGTACCGGCTAAGCGGTGCGCTTCCGCTCGTGTACGGCGTGAACCATCCCGTGATCAGCGCGTGGCCGATATTCTCCGAAGCATATCTCGGGGACGTCGACGCGATGGCGCGCGGCCAGGCGCGCTTCGACCCGCCGACGCGTTCGCCGGGGGAGTTTTCGACGACGATGCGTTCGCTCTCGCCGATCGTTCCGCTCTCCGCTTCGGCGGTGCGCGATCTGGCGGTCAACGCTTCGCTTGCGTACGGTACGCTCGTTCGGCCGTCGTCGGCTAACGTGCAGTGGGCCGAGCCGTTCAAGCTGCCCGCCAGCAGCCTGTACACGATATTCGCTCGCGAGCAGTCGCTGCTCTTCCCGCAGTCCGCGCCGCGCGTGCTGCAAATCGACGGCGGCTATTTTCGCCCCATCGCGCCCGGAGGCGCGTGGACCGAGTACGGGCAAGCGCTGCTCTCTCGCGGGAAGCACTGGGTCTCCGACGGCTATGAGGATCCAAAGCTCGTCGTCGCGTTCGTAAAGACGGACGAGGTCGATGCCTGGACCAAGCGCGTCGCCAATCTCGGCGCGGCGACGCCGCAAAATCGAGCGCTCCAGATGCTCGTCTACGGGAAGAAGGCGAGATTTACGCTGCCGCAAGCCGGGGCGTACCGCGTACGCGCCTCCGCCGTCGGGCCTTTCGGCCCCGATGGGTTCGTCAAGACGCATCTGATTCGCGGCACCGCTTTCAAGGGAGTGTTCCCAGGAGATCTCGCCGGTACGCTGCCCTACATTCCGGGTGACGGCGTCGTGCAGACCTCACCGACGATGATGCCCGAAGATTGGTATCGCGACGACCCGACGGCTTACGACTGGCAGCGCGGCGATTCGGAATCCTGGATGCTCTTCTCGAAGACGGCGCATCTGCGCGTATTCGTCCCCGGAGCGCGCAGCGTCGTCGCGCGAGCGGCATTGCACGTCAGCCGCCTGCAGGCCGGATCGCTGATGAGCATTGCGGTCGGTGGGCGAGGACAGCAGGAGGTGATGCTGACCGGACCCAGCGCGACCGCGCAGCAGTACGACTCCGTCGACCATCTCCAAGGACCGCCTCCCGTTCCAGCGAGCTTTACGGTGACGCTTCGTCCGGGCTGGAACGACGTCTCCTTCGCCTTCCACTCCACGACCGGTGAGCGCACCGATCTCGGCCCCGACGTGATCGAAGCGGCGGTCGCGCCCGATCTCTCGTTCACGCGGGTTTCGGCGAAGGGCGGCCCAGCGGCGCCCGCTGCGCAGGACAATGCGTTCACCGGGATCGCGCTGCCGAAGCCCCATGGGAATCTGACCGGAGACCCGGAGGTCGTCGGTGACGTCAACTCGACCGGCACGGGAAATGCTTGGCTGGCGATCGCACTCGCCGGCCGCGGCGGCGTCTCGTACCGCGTCTTCGCGTTGCCCCAGTCGGGCAGCTTCGACATCTACTTCATGCACGCGTTTCCCAATAGTCCGTACGACGGTACGCAACGGATCGCCGGCATTTGGTTCGTCGGGCGGCAGATTCGTTCGAACTTCGCGCATCTCGCGTATTACGTGCACGCCATGCCCGCTCGAGCTTTGGCGCACCCACAGTCGCTGTCGTCGCTTTCGCTGCTCGTCGATGGCCGCGCCGTCGGCAACGGTCCGGTGAGGTTGAGCCGCGGCCCCCACCTCGTTACGAGCGCCGACAAAGAAGTGAAGATCGCACTTCTGTCGGTTGCGCCGGCTGCGTTGCCGGCGACGAAATCATTCCCGGTGATGTGGAAGCGAAACTCGCCGACCGCGCTCGAGGTGACCGCCGGCGCGGGCAGCAGGCCCTACCTGCTCGTCTTCGGCGACGCGTATCATCCGGAGTGGACGGCGACGGTCAACGGCCAAACCCTGCCGCACGTGATCGTCAACGGCATCTCGAACGGATGGATCGTTCCGAGCCTGCCCGACGGCGGCAAGATCTCGATTTCATTTACCGGTCAACGGTTCTACGTTATCGCCGGGATCGCATCGCTGATTGCCTTGGCTCTGCTGGTGACGCTGGCCATCGAACCAAAACTGTGGGCGATCGGCACCCCGGAACGTTGA